The stretch of DNA ttatAAACGAAAACCCATTTCGCTTCCTTACAACTAGTCAGAGCAAAGATTACTTCTAACAAACAAAAATCCATTTCCTGCAGTAATGTAATAGGAAAATTGTCTACTTGTCACCTTATTTTAATACCAATTTAACCCTTGACCCCGTGTTCTCCCAGTAGACCTAGTCTTCTAGTTAGTGTAATTTGTCTGAGGACTTATGGCACACCCAATAGATGGTGAGTTAAAATTCCGAGTTAAGAAAACAATTAGACTTTTTGCCGCCCAAGGGGCAGGAGTTTTGCATTCAGGTGTTGGTTGCATGGTTTCACTCATCATGTCTCTCAATCTCATTCCGTTCAAGCCTATAAGCCATGTGGCGAAAAGAAAATCTAAGGACCGACGTATTGTTGCACCATacattttgggtattttgggagggagaacttcATCACGAGtgaagttgtgttacaaaactaAAGTCATTTTGGTATGATTCTGTCATTGTTCtaatatcttggctcaatatcaaaatattgtttctaTGAACATGCCGGCAAACTGAAGTAAATAAATTAGATAAGATACCCACTACCCAGCCCACCTGCATTGTGCGGTTCTTTAAgtattgacttttgaaatgtgtACGAGGTTGCCATCTTgcaggaaatatgttcaaaagagcacATGGTGCTCTGAAGCAGGAGGCTAATTATAGCATTGTATTTGAATGGCTACCATACTTTACTAGACCTtccaaatggtttggaaaaagTTAGAAAGTACAGATGTTTATCTGTACATCAAATTTAAAGTTCTTACAATATcacaaagagctctcataGCAAGGTTTTGACGAAATTGAAATGCAGACTCtatgattttgaaacagaCACCTTGTAAATGACTAGAGctagagagagaaaaaaggagaaagagagggagaaggcaAGTGCCCATGTATTCTCGGGTCACCTTGTCCTCGGTGACCATAATCAGACTAGTACAAAATGGCATGGATGAAGACTCAAGTATAAAGGACTCTTTGGACTAATATGGCTTGTTTAGGCAACACTCacgaacaaaaagaacaagagacttaatgaatgaattaatGGATACACAATGATCTGCCAAAATTACGCCAACCAATGAGGGGTCGCTAAAAGAGGGaaggaaaagtcaaagaaagtCAACAAGAATCCTACAAAAGTAGGGAGGTTGTGTACCGAGCATCATCCCCTGTCTTGCGCCCTTGAACCGGTAGGGGGcgatttcaaaagtcaattgCTTCATAGATAGATTTCTGGTCCGTCCATCTTATTCCTAAACAACGGAACCATAGGGAACCCAATCTCTCACCCTGGCACTATGTAAAACAAAAGCTGTTAATTTTCCCTTCACTTCTCAAGGGTAATTgtcagggcagtagtaacgaaattacaaggTGCGAAGTttcagtaattcgttcctttttgaaaaagtaactgCAGTCCCACTACATTTTATAATGCATTAATTCAAACGACCcgaacaaaaaacaaacaaaaaaaccctcgttacttgttccttttttcacgctccagagcggtatttaatttttcgttGTTCTCtgcaactgaggaaacttgaagcttttaggcAATCTTAAAAGAAACTTTCGTTGTCttatattttcattgatacTCAAGAATGAATCgcagggctgaaaattgagCTTGCTTTTATCagcaatgaatgtgtttgggGTTTCAAATCTAGTTCTAATAATTTACTGTTCATATCTTCCCATGACTTTGTTCTCCAACAGTTTTAGACGTGAAATaactgaatttttttttgatctttACTCAGTAAGTTTGGctgatcaatttcaatgatatCACAAAGAAGGACTGAGTCCAGAGAATCCTCCAAGTTGATCGGTACATCGTTAGCAGATCTGCACGTAAAGTGTAGGCCCTTATGGTGCCTtgcaaatttgtcaaaaaatgaaaaagtggaGGAATATTGTCAACTTCTATGGAACATAGAAGATCGAAGACGTGAATTAAAAAACAATACCAAAGTTTGACGGAATAGAGTCGAATAtttatgcatttttgtttATAAAGTTATAAGCCTGGCCTCAACTATACTTGATTTCCCCTTGCAAGACTCGATTAAGTTGATTAAAATGAGTATCCAAGCTTTTTGGGGACCCGGTACAGCCTTACTTTATGAAGCTGGTCCATCTTGATTGTCCGAATGAGAATGCGCAAAACTTTATCACATTTCTCCGAACCTTGACTACGTTTTATCAATCTACTTATCTGTCACCTAACATCATGACTCCATGAACTAGGTTCTGAAGGTGTCCAGTCCACCAAACATATTGTATGCTGGAGAGACTTTACCAAATTACTCTCGCTTTCTGGAGCACCACCTTTGATGCATGTCCACAAAAGGAGAAAATACTCAGAGAGTCGTCCTTGTTCATAAGGCATGAATCAGTTCAAGTTGTAGTTCATACTATACATGCATTCACAAATGCAAAGGGATGACGATCTGTCAAGTCTTCAGGAGAGTCTAAAATCACAACCATACAACACCAACGACTCTCCAACTGAGAATCAACCAGGTCGGGCTGGGCTTGTCTTTTCTCGTCTGCAGTACAGGAGGTACATTATTACTTGCTATGGTATATTCGAAGTAGAAGAGTGGGCATCCAAGCATGGTTCAGGCATAATTCAAGTGTAAGCATGGATGGATTGGCTTCAGGATCAGTACGGGGTGACAATCACACCATATCAAAACTAGGCCAACATAATGTTGAATGAGACCACGATTCATTAATAAttacattgattttttttgtgtgccTCGCGTTGGATATATTTGCATCAATCAAGGGAGATTTTTTGTCTGATGGAAACAAAACGTTCAGGTATCACAGTTCTTCAAAAGACTAGATTGAATGTCTTCTCGTCAAAAGTGACGAAATGACAAGAAGATCATTCATTCCTGCAGGAACTAGGCTAGAAATGATATTGCTTTGGAAACGGGAGATAATTGGTGCTCAGTTGATTAACAAGTAACCAAAGGTGTACATATCCACGTctgtttttgaagtaaaagagATCTTAAATGAGCCACTCGTCTCTATCAATTATTTTAGAATACATTGAAATATCATGAATATACTTTTAGCATCGTTGTAGAAGCTATCGTTAGTGTATCTAAGCgtattttgaaaaacttttgaatAATTAATAGGAAGGAAAATGTCAGTTCATAGTGATCAATTAAAAGTGTTTTACTTCGGTTTACATAAAACGACCAACTACTTTTCATTATTGGTTATTTCTATTCAAGAGGGGTTTAAGTGAAGAACTTCTCAAATCGACGTACAAGGATCTGTCCGCAGCGAAATGGTAATTTGAGTCAGGACATTGAACTTGACGGGTGAAGATGTGGTAATGTGATCTTGAGAGTGAACGACTCATGTAATGGCGGTGTTGACCGCAACAAGACTAAGATCTGACCACCATTGGTCAATCATGAAGCATCTCGGAAACTCCAAGCGACGTCCAAAAGTGCATTGGACAATGTAGTAaatatcttgggaaaatcttACCAAAACGACTCAAGCGACTCAATTTGTAGGACTGTCCAATGCCTTCTGTCTcgcaatctttttttcaccaCTAATCTCAAGGCCTGCAACTTCGTCACTTTCGATCAAAAGAACTGCCGCTACCGTTATTTCATCTTTACCTAGACTTTTTAGCGGTTCCTATGAAAACCTTATCCAAGTCAGTCCGTGCATACCAATACTTATTCAATGCCAAGTTGCAAAATTGCGGCATTTGAATCGAAAATTAGTGTACATAAACCTAACATGATTGGCGACTTCTGAATGAGAGTCCGGACAATGGTCTCGCTAGAAAATCGAGAGTCAAGATTCTCTTTACATCTCCGTTTTTTTCCCCTCCACCGTTCGTTATTCTGGGAAGGAATCTTTTGGCATGCTCCAGCCAAACTTTTTCCTGGCTTGAATCGTGGTTTGGCCGTGCTCGCCAAGATCAGCGAGGCATTTCACCTCACTTTCAAATGACGATCCACGACATATGCTTAACGGCATTGCAACTCGAACTGGAGTAGTGCAAGGAGGCtcctttgaacaatgaaggtggctcatcatcatcaaaggtgtttcatgtcaaaaatcaTCATTGAAGGATAAAGTGAGCATGACGCCATGAAATTTGACCGTCATGAGAGGTGACAAAGTCATGTGAGACAAGTGCAACATGGAAGCCCACAACCTAAGCACGGGCTTCCTTCTGTCCCGCATTTTGGGTGATAACCGATACAATATCACAGAGTTCGGGTTATCCAGACCGAAACCTTGGGCCGATAGTAGTGGTGAGACTATCGAGAACCTCTCTAATATCATTCCTCAAGCATTGGTGCAACAACGGAACGATTCGGCCGTTTCAGAAAGTGTCGGAGAACCTCGTTTGATTAAAGTGTCGGATAGTGCATGGTCGATAGTGAAGTCCATCGGGAAACCCATTGGTAATCTCATTTCGTTCTTGACGTCATCCGGcgaagaagatcaagaatCAGAGAGAAGCTCTGAGGACACACAggatcgttttgaaaatctcaaaaaCCACGGCAGGTTCAAGCCCCGCCGAGGTAAAAAGAAGCGGCGATGGAAAATCCGATACTATCATGAATACCCCAGAGTGCCCCCTAAAGTTCATTTCCGAAGGCCGTGGCGTGGCCGACCTAAAAGTTACTTGATCCAAGACGACGAGATGTTACCCTCATCCTCAGATCAAGATATCGTGAGAAGCACCGTGAAAACGATCCCGAACTACATTCGGAATCGGCTTCGACCTCAACCTCTCTCCAAGAACTACATGACCGCTCAAGAGTACGATTGGCATAAAAAATGGGCAAATCTGAACTATTTAGAATACATACCTCCAAAACAGTCTCACAAGGACAACAACGAGCTTCAGTACGAGGATTACGACGATCCGGGATACTTTGACCGTGGTCGCGAGAATTGCGACGATTATGAGATCTGTCATGACGAAACTGTCGTCGAAATCGGCGGGCCCAACGGCAATAAAACGGATCTTCTCGTCAAGTTTGTTCCCGTCTTTCCTGACAGCACTAAACCCTTGCCATATTACAAGTCCGTGTTTCTTCACAAAGACAAAGATGTGTCCAAAATAGACGAAGGCCTCGACTCCATTGCCTTGGGAAGTGACCTCATTGAGGAAGTGAGAAATGTGGAGCCTTCCACTCAACAGGAGCTCTCAGAGACACGAGTGCAATACAGCTCAAATCGGCCCAAGAGACGCCGCCGTAAACCGAGGCCGGTGAGAGTCCGTCCATATCGAAGAGTACAGCGACCCTCATATTCACCTCCGACTTATAGAAGGCGCAGGCCAAGACCCATCATTATCAAGCATTACGCCAATAGGAGAGTTGGCACGGCCGTATCTCCAGGAGTATTGGCAGCCTTGCCACTAGTCCTCATAAGCGGCCTTGCCATCGGATTCCTGGCCCCGAATGTGTTCAATGTCTCCTTGAGCTCGATCACCAGTGGCACGTCTTCTTCTACGAATTCCTCATTGGGTACCATAGACCTCTTAAACCAGTTCAACATTGGCGGACCCAACGTGACCAATAAtatcttcaacaacaacacaaatgGCGCCAGCAATGTTAATAATGACAACGACACTATAACCAATGTCAACATGCCGCGATACTTTGACAACGGTCCGCAATTCGCCGACACGTCGTGGTTGGGATTCGTGGAAGCGGTGGGTCGATCCCTGTTCTCCATTCTGGGCACGTCCCCAGGGACATTTCCTCATGATCTAGTCCAATCCGCTCAACAGGTCACGTTCCCCGAGGTCGTGGgttcaatgacaaatttgggGCGGCGCCTGGCGTGCTCATTGAAGTCTCCTAGGGCGTGCCAGGGTTTGGTGATATGTGAACAAATTCAAGACAATAATAATATGTATGGCTCCAACTTGCTTGTGAAAGCAGGCGAATATCTTGTTGTGGGCGCATCATGGTGGGATGAGATCGATCCTGCCCTGCAAACTATGACCAATATGGCTTATATCGCGGCTAGGGAAGACTGTTACCAAGAATTTAAAGATTGCAATGAGACAATGATCACAGAGTGCTCCGAAATCTTTTAGAATAtaaatgggatttttttttcgacaaagaaagaagcaaGGTGTTGTTCGTTAAATCAATGCGTTTGGCGGACCGACAGACCGAGAGTCCCATAATGGgaattcaaacatttcaaaggaaGTTCTATTGATTGACACATTGCTTCAATTGATACCAAAAGTCGCCCCGAGACCTCCAACGGTGCTGAAGAGAGTTGGTCTGAATCTTAAGTGATGCCAACCATCTCCGTATTTCGGAAATCTGCTCCAGAGTATTTCGATTACTCGAAGAGGCCAATGACCTGGTCAAAAGAAGGGTttaaagagggagagaggagaAAGATGCGATTACAAACTCAGATAAATATTTGTTGTCTCTATCATCGCTTTGTTCCTTGATCCTTCTATTAGGAGCTAGCATCCTTCCTCCTTTGTCTCAACTGGATTCCAATCAGATTTTCAAACTCCAGAGGATCTCTGAACGATTCCCCCCCAATGAACCCAAAACCTGCCCCTCTCCACCCCAATATACCTGCCTATTCGACAATCCAGACACGAAGACGAGTCTGAAACAAAAGGTGGACAACTTAAAACACTCAGGGGGAGACAGGAAATAATCTTTAGTCGGATTGGAAAGGATACCACGGCGTCGATTGGAGTTGGGACTCCTAGACGAGTTTTAAATGTCTTATTCGGGCCAGACGAGGTGCTCTTGATGACGATTTAAATGCCAGGAGCTACAGGGGAGCAAATCTAGACCAGGAGGTCGCCCTTTTATTAAGCTACCAGCTTGGTCTAGACGCGGGGTGAGTGCGAAAATTGTAAGCTTGTAACTCCCGCCGTTGTCAAAACTTTGTGAGTTTAACTGAAATGAGAGATTCTCGTGGtcaaaaatacatgttttCTTGCAATTCTTGGCAACTAAGTCACTGTTATATTTAACGGAGCTTATCTTTGATGCTGCTTTAGCTTTGAAGAGGAAACAGGCAATTGATAtgtattgtggatgatatTGAGAATCGAAATAGCATCATTTATGTAATAGTAGTTTTATAGTTCTAAAATGGTTCAATGTTTCGATGACGGAAATATTGTTACGTCTGCCGATCTCGTTTTGCTAGGATGTCTCTGGATCGGAAGCATTCGAAGCTAAAAATGGTAGCAATGGACTGAGCTGACCTGCGTAACGACCTGTGTCGGTGAGCTTTTATCTCCTTGAGACTCTGACCGATGTTGATGGTTTGAGCAGCAATGAGATAATACGCACCCAAGAGGACCACTGCATACCACACAGAGAGCGGTCAGAGACCCCTCTGACGACAAAGGTGAAGAAATTAGGAGCTTCAAGACAACTAAAGAGCAATCTGGACGATCGAAAAAAGAGCCCTGAGAGTAACATCTGTCTCCGAAAAAGAGTCCTCTGCGTAAGACAGTGTCTGTCGAGTCCAAGGTGAGATCATTGACCGAGGTGGGATTTTCCCGGCAACTAGTTGGCTTCAAGAACAGGGAATTGAGCCAAAACCGAAGTTTTAAAGGTGAAACCATGATGAAAATATGTATTCAAATTTTACACTTTGTGGTAACTGAACCGACagatattttatatttttattgaATGTTCGGAAACTTTGAGCACATCTCACATCAGTTAAAAGCCTGTTCCATACTTGAATGGATTTGGTCTAGGAATCGTTCTTATTGtttggaactggaaatgaGGGATGCAGAGGAAGCTGGTTCTACATGATCTGGTGGTAGCTCCCGCTGGTACTTAGAACTGAGAATATTCCAACAAATACGATACGTCGCTAGTTAGGACCTGATGATTTTTCGAGCGGGTCTTTATTTGGTGCAGCAtgaaattttgagcaaaattgagCCGAAATCGACTTTGCGAATGAGTGCAGCACCAACCAGAAAGGCGGAAAATGGCAAAGTTCATTGTCCTTTTCAACACCTGTCAGGTTGTGTCAATGCCAGTGAAGGGTGAGGAGCCAGGGGGTTAATCATTTGCtatcttggaaattgaatGGTCCAAAGAGGAAgtggtggttggtgggttTGCGATGAGGGGATGACCGGTAGCAAGTTGGGAGGGATGAGTTCGTCTGCATTTCTAAATGAAAGACTTTTTAATTCCAGCTGTTGACAATCCAGACCAAGGAAATCCTGGAGCATTCATTGACCAGACAAGAGCGGTCATCCCGAAATCTTGCTGCTTTTGTTGACAAATGGTAGAATTCCTCGGGACTCCCGATATGAATGAATATCTTTGagagtctctctttctttgtcgAAGAATTGTTGTTCGCGAAAACTCGTCTTGATGTTAAGTGGTTATTCGAGTCGATTTATCAATAATTGTATTGTACTGTATAAAAAAGTGACAACCTCAAATTCGAGTATTTGCGAAAAGTTGGCATCGAAACGTAGTAATTGAAATCaatgtccttctttttttcatgttgcATCTGTCTGGAAAAAAATGGGCCGTACCTCATTAAAAACCAAACATTTTACCCATTTTGGCGATTCAAACCAATAAAATGCACAAGTtattaaagaaatgaaagcgtTAACAACGTCATTACAGATTATTTCGACCCTTTCGTAACTTATTGTGGTCATTAATAgcaaaataaaatataaacGACTTCTTCCAACCTTCCAACTATCTTCCGTTTTGCAAAGGTACCTTAACTAAAATGGATTCGATTGCCCTTTTCATCCGGGAGAGCATTATTCGacctcaaaatcaaaattcacgCACATCTGTCAATGCAAATGCGCCCTTTTGAGGGCATCTCTTTATGATTGTTGGAAGCACGTGGTTCAATATTGATTGCTCTTCGTTGCTTTTGAACGATCTTTTAACGTACACAATAGACCAAGACGACGCCGCCATTGGAAGCGTACTACAGAGGAGTTCCTTCAGAATCGAGTACACCAACATTTTCGCACGGTTACGGAACAGATTTCGATACGTACCACGAATTCATATGATAGATAAGATCCTGGAAAAATTGGAATCGTTTCGATCGATCTGAAAGCCAAGGAGAGTTTCCACGGAATTCGAAAATTTCAGATTCTTGGAAAGACTGGGAGTTTGACGCCATTCTTGGCAATTCCCGACGGAGTGATTCCGCAGCGGATTTAAGTTGGGTCCGATCTCGGAACTCGTCGACCTACAGAAAGTCAAGAAGTTAAAGGGTAAATCCCAAAACAGCCGTTGATTCTTGATCAATTTCTCAGAAGCCCTTTTCGGTTGCCATGGGAATCACTTAcccggacacaagttgtcaaAATAGATAATCATTC from Tigriopus californicus strain San Diego chromosome 3, Tcal_SD_v2.1, whole genome shotgun sequence encodes:
- the LOC131878456 gene encoding uncharacterized protein LOC131878456 — its product is MEAHNLSTGFLLSRILGDNRYNITEFGLSRPKPWADSSGETIENLSNIIPQALVQQRNDSAVSESVGEPRLIKVSDSAWSIVKSIGKPIGNLISFLTSSGEEDQESERSSEDTQDRFENLKNHGRFKPRRGKKKRRWKIRYYHEYPRVPPKVHFRRPWRGRPKSYLIQDDEMLPSSSDQDIVRSTVKTIPNYIRNRLRPQPLSKNYMTAQEYDWHKKWANLNYLEYIPPKQSHKDNNELQYEDYDDPGYFDRGRENCDDYEICHDETVVEIGGPNGNKTDLLVKFVPVFPDSTKPLPYYKSVFLHKDKDVSKIDEGLDSIALGSDLIEEVRNVEPSTQQELSETRVQYSSNRPKRRRRKPRPVRVRPYRRVQRPSYSPPTYRRRRPRPIIIKHYANRRVGTAVSPGVLAALPLVLISGLAIGFLAPNVFNVSLSSITSGTSSSTNSSLGTIDLLNQFNIGGPNVTNNIFNNNTNGASNVNNDNDTITNVNMPRYFDNGPQFADTSWLGFVEAVGRSLFSILGTSPGTFPHDLVQSAQQVTFPEVVGSMTNLGRRLACSLKSPRACQGLVICEQIQDNNNMYGSNLLVKAGEYLVVGASWWDEIDPALQTMTNMAYIAAREDCYQEFKDCNETMITECSEIF